A section of the Deltaproteobacteria bacterium genome encodes:
- a CDS encoding cbb3-type cytochrome c oxidase subunit I → MEYRSQKIAYWYFAAALPLFVLQVLVGLWLAVNYTFTVPQWIVDVFPFSTARAFHTNLLVLWMLLGFMGGTYYIIPEETKSEIYSEKLAWFQLIALLVTGVAALVGFLFGWTQGRPLLEIPMALDFVVVVGALVFLFNVGMTMLKARNWTVIQGTLLGGLVFLALLYLFGIPFYRNLVIDWYYWWWVIHLWVEGAWELVTGAIMAFILMKLTGVEREVVEKWLYVEIGLFLFTGVAGTGHHYYWIGAPRYWLWVGGIFSALEPLPIIMMVFDTMHHVKKREARIVNRLTWTYAIGCAVMHLIGAGVWGFLHTLPQINYYTHGSQVTVSHGHLAFFGAYALLNLTIFYYAMPKLKGIAAYDDSRGKIGFWTMCIAMMIMGLTFGVAGVLQSYIERVLGMGYMVAQSYMRLWMGVTLVAGIFFLAGLLTTVVDLLTVRPARAEAQA, encoded by the coding sequence ATGGAATACCGCTCCCAGAAGATCGCCTACTGGTACTTCGCCGCCGCGCTCCCGCTCTTTGTGCTCCAGGTCCTGGTGGGGCTGTGGCTGGCCGTCAACTACACCTTCACCGTGCCGCAGTGGATCGTGGACGTCTTCCCGTTCTCCACGGCGCGGGCGTTCCACACCAACCTGCTCGTCCTGTGGATGCTGCTCGGCTTCATGGGCGGCACGTACTACATCATCCCCGAGGAGACGAAGTCGGAGATCTACTCGGAGAAGCTGGCCTGGTTCCAGCTGATCGCGCTGCTCGTCACGGGAGTCGCGGCGCTGGTCGGATTCCTCTTCGGATGGACGCAGGGGCGCCCGCTCCTCGAGATCCCGATGGCGCTCGACTTCGTGGTGGTCGTCGGGGCGCTCGTCTTCCTGTTCAACGTCGGGATGACGATGCTGAAAGCCCGGAACTGGACGGTGATCCAGGGAACGCTGCTCGGGGGGCTCGTCTTCCTGGCCCTGCTGTACCTCTTCGGGATCCCCTTCTACCGGAACCTCGTCATCGACTGGTACTACTGGTGGTGGGTGATCCACCTCTGGGTGGAGGGCGCCTGGGAGCTGGTCACCGGTGCGATCATGGCGTTCATCCTGATGAAGCTGACCGGCGTCGAGCGCGAGGTGGTGGAGAAGTGGCTCTACGTCGAGATCGGGCTGTTCCTGTTCACCGGCGTGGCGGGCACCGGTCACCATTACTACTGGATCGGCGCGCCGAGGTACTGGCTGTGGGTCGGCGGGATCTTCTCCGCGCTCGAGCCGCTGCCGATCATCATGATGGTCTTCGACACCATGCACCACGTGAAGAAGCGCGAGGCGAGGATCGTGAACCGGCTGACCTGGACGTACGCGATCGGGTGCGCGGTGATGCACCTGATCGGCGCCGGCGTGTGGGGGTTCCTGCACACCCTGCCGCAGATCAACTACTACACCCACGGCTCCCAGGTGACGGTGTCGCACGGGCACCTGGCGTTCTTCGGCGCGTATGCGCTGCTGAACCTGACCATCTTCTACTACGCGATGCCGAAGCTGAAAGGGATCGCCGCGTACGACGACTCCCGCGGCAAGATCGGGTTCTGGACGATGTGCATCGCCATGATGATCATGGGCCTCACCTTCGGCGTCGCGGGGGTGCTGCAGAGCTACATCGAGCGGGTGCTCGGCATGGGGTACATGGTGGCGCAGTCGTACATGCGCCTCTGGATGGGCGTCACCCTGGTCGCCGGGATCTTCTTCCTGGCGGGGCTGCTCACGACCGTCGTGGACCTGTTGACCGTTCGGCCCGCGCGGGCGGAAGCGCAAGCGTAA
- a CDS encoding c-type cytochrome, whose amino-acid sequence MTKKTAFWIFLLGTLSSTVLFLGLTWDTHRQVATLANVDKLSEPVVAGKRTFEKYNCNDCHTILGFGGYYAPDLTKVVQRVGEEGIRFRLKSPEVAFANSPRKMPNQHLSDREVADLVAFFTWVGEINNNDWPPQDSRKRLSRGEQRMVAMVGVSPGAAVFQTKGCMNCHSLKGTGGTFGPALDRIGSGMTAEEIERYVRDPRDVDPGAKMPAQKDNLSERELDEVARFLATLK is encoded by the coding sequence ATGACCAAGAAGACCGCCTTCTGGATTTTCCTGCTGGGGACGCTGTCCTCGACGGTCCTGTTCCTGGGCCTTACGTGGGACACGCACCGGCAGGTGGCGACGCTGGCGAACGTGGACAAGCTGTCCGAGCCGGTCGTCGCCGGGAAGCGAACGTTCGAGAAGTACAACTGCAACGACTGCCACACGATCCTCGGCTTCGGCGGCTACTACGCCCCCGACCTGACCAAGGTGGTCCAGCGGGTCGGCGAGGAGGGGATCCGGTTCCGGCTGAAATCGCCCGAGGTGGCGTTCGCCAACTCCCCCCGGAAGATGCCGAACCAGCACCTGTCCGACCGGGAGGTCGCCGACCTCGTGGCCTTCTTCACCTGGGTCGGGGAGATCAACAACAACGACTGGCCCCCGCAGGACAGCCGGAAGCGGCTGTCGCGGGGCGAGCAGCGGATGGTCGCCATGGTCGGGGTGTCGCCGGGCGCAGCCGTCTTCCAGACGAAGGGGTGCATGAACTGCCACTCCCTCAAGGGGACCGGCGGGACGTTCGGACCCGCGCTCGACCGGATCGGAAGCGGGATGACGGCGGAGGAGATCGAACGGTACGTCCGCGACCCCAGGGACGTCGACCCGGGCGCGAAGATGCCGGCGCAGAAGGACAACCTCTCGGAGCGGGAGCTGGACGAAGTGGCCAGGTTCCTCGCGACCCTGAAATAA